The Phaeacidiphilus oryzae TH49 region CCCGCCGGCGATCCCTGCCCCGGCCGCCGCGGCCGCCTGCTCGGCGCGCAGCCAGCTGTACGTCAGCACGCCGGCCTCCGAGCCCAGCCGCTGGGAGCAGTAGGAGCAGTCCTCCGGGCACAGCCCGGACTTGAGGTTCACCAGGTAGTTGAGCTTCACCCGCCGCCCGCGGTGGTGCCGCCGCACGCGCCCGGCCGCGGCCACGACGTCGAGCAGTTCGTCCTCCCGCGAGCGCAGCACCGCCAGTGCCTGCGCGCGCGTCGGCGCCTCGCCCTTGAGGGCCCTGTCCACCAGCTCATCGAGCTCATCGCGAAGATCCACGACCAGCATCCTGGTGCCCGGGGACGAACGGCCGATAGGGCGAATCCCCACAAAGCCGACCCCTGGCACTCTGTGCAGGTCGACCCTATGGGATGGCACTGGGTGCCACTAGGGTCCCCGCCATGATCGCCCCCACCCCACCCGGCGCCTTCGACTGGCTGCACGCCTCCCACGCCCGCCGCCGCGCGGCCGGCCTGGAACGCACCCTCCGCCCCCGCGCGGCCGACGTGCAGCTGATCGACCTGGCCGGCAACGACTACCTCGGCCTGGCCCGGCATCCCGAGGTCACCTCGGCCGCGGCCGAGGCCGCCGCCCGCTGGGGGGCCGGCGCCACCGGCTCCCGCCTGGTCACCGGCAGTACCGGCCTCCATGCCCGCCTGGAGGTCGAACTCGCGGAGTTCTGCGGCTTCCAGAGCGCCCTGGTGTTCTCCTCCGGCTACACCGCCAACCTGGCCGCGGTGACCGCGCTGACGGCCGCGCCCGGCGCACTGATCGTCTCGGACGCCCACAACCACGCCTCCCTGATCGACGGCTGCCGCCTCTCCCGGGCCCGCGTCGAGATCGCCGCCCACGCCGACCCGTCCGCATTCGCCAAGGCCCTCGACACCGCCCGGCACGAGCCCGCCCCCGCCGCCGCTCCCGCCCTCGCCGTCACCGACGCCGTCTTCTCGGTCGACGGCGACGCAGCCCCGCTCACCCCCCTGGCCGAACTCTGCCGCGCCCGCCCGCACACCGGCCTCCTCATCGACGACGCCCACGGCCTCGGCGTCCTCGGCGAGGGTGGCCGCGGAACCGCCCACGCCTTCGGACTCGCCGGCGCCCCCGGCCTCGTCGCCACCGTCACCCTCTCCAAGTCCCTCGGCAGCCAGGGCGGAGCCGTCCTCGGCCCGGCCGCGGTGATCCGCGAACTCACCAGCGCGGCACGGACGTTCGTCTTCGACACCGCCCTCGCCCCGCCCGCCGCGGCGGCCGCGCTGGCCGCCCTGCGGCTGCTGCGCCGCGAGCCCGGCCGCCCCGCCCGCGTCCGCGACCACGCCCGCGCGCTGTACGAGGCACTGTCCGCGGCCGGCCTCGGGCCGGTCCGGCGCCCGGAGGCCGCGGTGGTCTCCGTGCCCGCGCCCACCCCGGACGCCGCCGTCGCCTGGGCGGCCGCCTGCCGCCGAGCGGGCCTGTCGGTGGGCTGCTTCCGCCCCCCGTCCGTCCCCGACGGCATCCCCCGCCTCCGGCTGACCGCCCGTGCCGACCTAAGCCCCACCGAACTCGCCGGCGCGGTCAAGGTCATCACCTCGACAGCCCCGCACTGACGGGCCGGCGCCACGGACGGATGACCGGCGGCCGGGGCGGTCCCGGAGCTAGCCCCCCGCGAGGACGGCGCCCCCGTCGACGGTGAGCACGGTTCCGGTGACGAAGCGGTTCTCCATCAGATAGAGGTGTGCCGCGGCGATCTCGTCCGGCTCGCCGATCGACTTGGTGAGTGTCCGCTCGGCCAGTGCCGAGAACAGCGCGGCACGCTGAGGCTCCGGCACCGGGTCCCACAGCGGTGTCCGCACCGCACCCGGGCGGACCGCATTGACCCGGACGGGGGCGAGCTCCGCCGCCAGCCCCCGGGTCAGTCCCTCCACCGCGGAGGCACTGGCGGCCGCGAGCGCCGTGCCGGGTGCGGGGCGCACCGCGACCGTCCCGGACGTCAGCACGATCGATCCCCCCGGCCGGAGCCGCGGGGCCGCGTGCTTGACCGCGGCGACCGCGCCCCAGAACCGGACCTCGGACAGCTCCCGGGCGCTGTCCAGGGGCAGGTCCGCCAGCGGTTGCGGGCGGACCGAGTCGCCGGCCGTGTACACCAGGTGGTCGAGCTCGCCGACACGGGCGAACAGGGCGGCGACGTCGCCCTCGTCGCGGGTGTTGACGACCACCCCCTCGCAGCTGTCCGGCAACCCCGCGAGTGCGGCCTTCAGCCGGCCCTGGTCGCTCGACGCGATCGTGACCGCCGCCCCGGCCGCGGCCGCGGCGCCGGCCGCCGCCAATCCCATCCCCGAACTGCCGCCGATGACGACGACGCGCTGACCTGCAAGAGCCATGGTGGCGCTCCTCTGCCTCGAATACCCCGCAAGGGGCTGATGACTCACTGAGTCGTCAGCATAGCACCGGCGATGACTCACTGAGTCATCGCTGATAGAGTGGCGGGCATGCCACGATGGGACCCCAATGCCGAAGACCGGCTCCGCGAGGCGGCGGTGGAGCTGTTCCTCGAGCGTGGGTACGAGAACGTCACCGTCGCGGAGATCACCGAGCGGGCCGGGCTGACCCGGCGCTCGTTCTCCCGCTACTTCGCGGACAAGCGGGACGTGCTGTTCGCCGGATCCGAACGGCTTCCTGCCGTCCTCGCCGACTCCGTCCGGCAGGCCGACCCCGCACTCCCGCCCTTCGAGGCGCTGCTGGCCGCGCTCATCGAGACCGCCGGCCCGCTGACCGACCAGGCCGCCCTCGTCGCGCAACGGCAGGCGGTCGTCCGGACCAGCCCCGAACTGCAGGAACGCGGGCGTACCAAGCTGGCCGCCGCGACCGAAGCGGTGGCGGAGGCGCTGCGGGAGCGGGGCACCGCCGCATCGCAGGCGGCGCTACTCGCGGAGGCCGGGATCGCGGTCTTCCGGACCGCCTTCCAGCGCTGGACCGACCGCCCGGACGAAGCCGGCCTGCCGGCCCGCATCCGGGAGGCGGCCGCCGACCTCGCCGCCGGCCTGGCCGCGGTGGACTTCACCGCGCTGCCCCGCCCATGACCCGGACGCCGCCGACGCCGACGCCGTAAGGCTTAGGCGTACCAGGCCCCGACCCGGCCCGCCCATTGCTACCCCGCTACGCCCCCGGCCCCGCGCCCCGGCCCGCTACGCCCCGCCCGCTCCCGCAGCCGCGCCTCCCGAAGCGCCGTCTGCCGCGCCTGGGCCGCCCGGCGGGCGCGCCGGGACGGCCGCCCGGTCCCGGCGGCGTTGGCCCAGGCGGTATGCGTCCCGGAGCCCCAGTCGCGCTGAGCGGCGATCTGATGCGCCACCCAGATGTCCAGCCACCCCCACACCGTGCCCAGCACCCCCGCACCGCTGACCGCGATCGCCGGCAGGAAGAACCACGCGTGGGTCAATGCCGCCAGCACCGTGACCATCAGCGACAGCACGGTGAAACTCAGGATGAGGAACGCCCGTACCGACGCCCTCCGCACATCGTCCGGCGTATACCGGCGCCGCCCCGTCCTTCGCACTCCACCGACCTCCCAGGCAGACACTGCCCGACAGGTCCCCCGGCACACGCCGTTCGGGGCACATTCTCATCACAACCGGCCATAACCCTTACCGGCGCGGTCGAACCCCGAACACAGCGGCGGGCCGGGATCCGCCATGCGAACCCCGGCCCCACCGCGGAGGACTGACGGAGCGTCAGCCCTCCCGCCCGCGCAGGAACGCGTCCACCTCGGCGCGCACCTCCTCGGTGTCCAGCCCGCGCACGGTCACCGTGGTCCGCCGCCGCAGCACGTCGTCCACCGTGTACGCCCACTCCTGCTCGGCGGCGAAGGCCACCTGCGCCCAGATGTCCGGGCCGTC contains the following coding sequences:
- a CDS encoding TetR/AcrR family transcriptional regulator, giving the protein MPRWDPNAEDRLREAAVELFLERGYENVTVAEITERAGLTRRSFSRYFADKRDVLFAGSERLPAVLADSVRQADPALPPFEALLAALIETAGPLTDQAALVAQRQAVVRTSPELQERGRTKLAAATEAVAEALRERGTAASQAALLAEAGIAVFRTAFQRWTDRPDEAGLPARIREAAADLAAGLAAVDFTALPRP
- a CDS encoding SDR family oxidoreductase — its product is MALAGQRVVVIGGSSGMGLAAAGAAAAAGAAVTIASSDQGRLKAALAGLPDSCEGVVVNTRDEGDVAALFARVGELDHLVYTAGDSVRPQPLADLPLDSARELSEVRFWGAVAAVKHAAPRLRPGGSIVLTSGTVAVRPAPGTALAAASASAVEGLTRGLAAELAPVRVNAVRPGAVRTPLWDPVPEPQRAALFSALAERTLTKSIGEPDEIAAAHLYLMENRFVTGTVLTVDGGAVLAGG
- a CDS encoding aminotransferase class I/II-fold pyridoxal phosphate-dependent enzyme, whose protein sequence is MIAPTPPGAFDWLHASHARRRAAGLERTLRPRAADVQLIDLAGNDYLGLARHPEVTSAAAEAAARWGAGATGSRLVTGSTGLHARLEVELAEFCGFQSALVFSSGYTANLAAVTALTAAPGALIVSDAHNHASLIDGCRLSRARVEIAAHADPSAFAKALDTARHEPAPAAAPALAVTDAVFSVDGDAAPLTPLAELCRARPHTGLLIDDAHGLGVLGEGGRGTAHAFGLAGAPGLVATVTLSKSLGSQGGAVLGPAAVIRELTSAARTFVFDTALAPPAAAAALAALRLLRREPGRPARVRDHARALYEALSAAGLGPVRRPEAAVVSVPAPTPDAAVAWAAACRRAGLSVGCFRPPSVPDGIPRLRLTARADLSPTELAGAVKVITSTAPH